CCGCCAAGGTGAATATATTCGATATGTTGAGACTTGCAGGTATCAAAACTGATATAAAAATAAAGAATCCGTCAAAAACAGTAAGGTGCGAACTGAATTTTCAAGGGCTGAAAAATGATGCTGATATCCCTGAAAGAGACAGACAGCGTATAAAAAAGGTTGAAAACCTTTCTTCAAATGGCACAAAAAATGTAATAATAGAAATCAGGAAAGAATCTCTCGATAATTTCAAAGCATTGCCGCTTCCAATTACATTTTACAAGAATTATCAAAAAGCAACTCAATTCATACAAAGCGACAGCAGAGAAATAAAAAATATTGCCAAAGAGATTTCTAAATTATCGGGAAATGATTCCTTGCTTTTTGTGAAAGAAACCTTAAAATGGTTTTCTAAGAATATAAAAGAATCAATGGTTGAAAACTTCAGCGCGCTCGATACTTTAAAAAAGGGTGAGGGAGAATGCCAGTCGCATTCTTATCTATTTTCAGCTATAATGCGCGCAGGGAATATCCCCTGCAGGATTGTTTCCGGATTGGTATATCCTGATGGATATAATGCCTTTATGTATCATTCATGGTGTGAAGTTTATTTGGGCAAATGGGTCTCTGTTGACCCTTCACTGAAGCAGTTTCCTGCAGATTCGACACATCTTGTTCTTGCAGAAGGTGATATTTTTTCACAGGCAAAGATAGCAAATTTTATGAGGAATTCAGGTATCAAAGTGTTGAAGATACAGTATGATTAGATGTGAAGAAATTATAGATAAAGTTTTAACATATTTGCCTAATGCAAATCAGGGCATAATAAGAAAGGCATATGTTTTTTCAGCACGGGCGCATAAAGACCAACTACGCGCCTCAGGTGAGCCATATCTCTCTCACTCACTTGAAGTAGCATCGATTCTTGCAGATATGAAAATGGATGTTGATACGATTGCCGCAGGAATACTTCACGATACTATAGAGGATACACCTGTGACTTTGCAGGATATTGAAACGATGTTCAATCCAACTATTGCTCTTTTGGTAGATGGAGTTACTAAAATCGGAAAGATTAAATACAAATCCATCGAGGAGAAACAGAGTGAAAATTTCAGAAAAATGCTGATGGCGATGGCAAAAGATATAAGGGTGATTTTGATTAAACTTGCAGACCGCCTCCATAATATGCGGACTTTGGAATATTTGAATGAAGAGAAAAGAAAATTTATTGCGCAGGAAACCCTTGATATATATGCGCCAATAGCCCATCGTCTCGGTATGGGAGAAATCAAATGGGAGCTTGAAGATGAGTCTTTGAGGTATCTTCAGCCAGATGTTTACTATACAATTGCAAAAAAGGTAAGGAATAAAAGAAGAGAGCGCTTAAAATA
The sequence above is drawn from the Candidatus Schekmanbacteria bacterium genome and encodes:
- a CDS encoding transglutaminase domain-containing protein; this translates as AKVNIFDMLRLAGIKTDIKIKNPSKTVRCELNFQGLKNDADIPERDRQRIKKVENLSSNGTKNVIIEIRKESLDNFKALPLPITFYKNYQKATQFIQSDSREIKNIAKEISKLSGNDSLLFVKETLKWFSKNIKESMVENFSALDTLKKGEGECQSHSYLFSAIMRAGNIPCRIVSGLVYPDGYNAFMYHSWCEVYLGKWVSVDPSLKQFPADSTHLVLAEGDIFSQAKIANFMRNSGIKVLKIQYD